The following are encoded together in the Coturnix japonica isolate 7356 chromosome 8, Coturnix japonica 2.1, whole genome shotgun sequence genome:
- the LOC107317676 gene encoding cytochrome P450 2J2-like, with product MLRFLWDSISLQMLFVFLLVFLLISDYMKRRKPKDFPPSPFSFPFLGNVQLIFAKDPVTASLKFIEKHGDIFSMQMGGMSFVVVNGLSLIKEALVTQGENFMNRPDYPANTELFSKLGLVFSNGHLWKQQRRFTLTTLRNFGLGKRSLEERIQEECRFLTDTFRDEQGNPFNPHLKINNAVSNIICSVTFGNRFEYHDEDFQNLLRLMDETVTLHGKIMSQLYTIFPSILKHLPGSHQTFLKNGRLMKSFVCEKISKHKEDLNPSESRDFIDSYLQEMDKPSGSDFCEDNLVECTLDLFFAGTETTSTTIRWALLYMAIYPEIQARVQAEIDAVIGQSRQPALEDRNNMPYTNAVIHEVQRKSNILPFNVPREALKDTVLAGFRVPKGSILIANLSSVMFDKKEWETPHSFNPGHFLKDGQFWKREAFMPFSIGKRACLGEDAGHRAELFLFFTALLQKFTLPRLPPEHTSTSDSNVAPMSVQQAKCERAVWVSVMELSSCRNNAFPGANESSLLCGRVGGFQCSAIMGGRSNFQSSNRQCR from the exons ATGCTGCGCTTCCTCTGGGacagcatctccctgcagaTGCTTTTCGTCTTCCTCCTTGTCTTCCTGCTCATCTCTGACTACATGAAGAGGAGAAAGCCAAAGGACTTCCCCCccagtcctttttctttccctttcttggGAAATGTGCAGTTGATTTTTGCCAAAGACCCTGTGACTGCTTCACTGAAG TTTATTGAAAAACATGGGGACATCTTCAGCATGCAAATGGGCGGCATGTCATTTGTGGTCGTCAATGGCCTGTCACTGATCAAAGAAGCCCTTGTGACCCAGGGAGAGAACTTCATGAATCGCCCGGATTATCCTGCAAATACAGAACTCTTCAGCAAACTGG GGCTGGTCTTTTCTAATGGGCACCTgtggaagcagcagagaaggttCACCTTGACCACCCTCCGCAACTTCGGCCTGGGGAAGAGGAGCCTGGAGGAGCGGATCCAGGAGGAGTGCCGATTCCTCACGGATACATTCAGGGATGAGCAGG GAAATCCTTTCAACCCTCACCTTAAAATCAACAATGCTGTATCAAACATCATCTGCTCCGTCACCTTTGGCAACCGGTTTGAATACCATGATGAGGACTTCCAAAACTTGCTGCGGCTGATGGATGAGACTGTTACCCTCCATGGGAAGATAATGAGCCAG CTGTACACCATTTTTCCATCCATACTAAAACACTTGCCGGGATCTCACCAAACTTTTTTGAAAAATGGGAGGCTCATGAAAAGCTTTGTGTGTGAGAAGATCAGCAAACATAAGGAAGACCTGAACCCCTCAGAGAGCCGGGACTTCATCGACAGCTACCTGCAGGAGATGGATAAG CCCAGTGGCAGTGACTTCTGTGAGGATAACCTGGTAGAGTGCACACTTGACCTGTTTTTTGCTGGGACCGAGACCACCTCCACAACCATCCGCTGGGCCCTGCTGTATATGGCCATATATCCGGAAATTCAAG CCCGTGTACAGGCTGAGATCGATGCTGTCATTGGGCAGTCCAGGCAGCCAGCTCTGGAGGACAGGAACAACATGCCCTACACCAATGCTGTCATCCACGAagtgcagaggaaaagcaacatCCTCCCTTTTAACGTGCCAAGAGAGGCTTTGAAGGACACAGTCTTGGCTGGTTTCCGGGTACCCAAG GGCAGTATTTTGATTGCAAACCTATCCTCTGTGATGTTTGACAAGAAGGAGTGGGAAACCCCTCACAGTTTTAACCCTGGGCACTTCCTGAAGGACGGTCAGTTCTGGAAAAGAGAGGCTTTTATGCCATTTTCTATAG GGAAGCGCGCCTGCCTGGGTGAAGATGCTGGCCATCGTGCTgagctcttcctcttcttcacgGCTCTGCTCCAGAAATTCACACTTCCACGGCTTCCCCCGGAACACACATCCACCTCAGACTCAAAT GTGGCTCCAATGTCTGTACAACAGGCGAAGTGTGAGAGGGCAGTCTGGGTCTCGGTCATGGAGCTGTCATCGTGTAGAAATAATGCCTTCCCAGGAGCAAATGAGTCATCGCTGCTATGTGGACGCGTGGGTGGATTCCAGTGTTCCGCCATCATGGGTGGACGAAGcaactttcagagcagcaacCGGCAGTGCCGCTAG